The following is a genomic window from Carassius gibelio isolate Cgi1373 ecotype wild population from Czech Republic chromosome B7, carGib1.2-hapl.c, whole genome shotgun sequence.
TATTGGCCGTTGCTCCTGAAAGTTGCTCTTCCTTTGCATCAAGTTGTAGGATTCTTAACTTTATCGCGTGGTCGACATGCCCCATCAGGTCATGATGCTACAGTATGCATGAATGGTCACGTAACACATGCTTTCATTAGTGTAGTATGAACAAACATCTGCATATGATCAGAACTCCACACAGCTCCCGCGCTACtctccattgaaaatgaatgacttccagtCTGTCGTTTGTCAAAGATAGTGGAAAGCTGGCTTGAAACGCAATGGAAAAACCAGTACAGCGAGTATCATTTCATCTCTGAGTGTAACCGGTGACGTGGACTGATTGTGCAGACCGATCAGTGTATTACAGTACCACAAGAGCTATAGGGAGCAGACTGCTCCGTACGCCTTCGAATCGCTCTTACGGATATCAAGCACTGATTGATCTGCACTGCTTCTGGTCGAACACACCCAGTGCTGCAGGCTCATTGGCTCACTGACGTTGATAAGATTAGCCACTTCTGTATCAAAATTTGGTACTGAACGACGAGACGTTTCTCGATACTCTGtggcaggggtgcccaaccctgctcctggcgatcgactatcctgcaaagtttggctccaaccctaatcaaacacacctgccttgaATTTTTAAGTGAGTCTGAataccttaattagttgcttcaggtgtgtttgattaggattggagctaaactttgcaggacagtcgatcgccaggagcagggttgggcactaTGGTATTGAGGCAATTCGGTCGGTGCCTAAAAAGTATCGAACTTGATGGTAGTCCTACCTACCAGATCTTTCTggatcattattttattaaatttttttgacgtgacattcagccaagtagggtgacccatattcagaatttgtgctctgcatttaaccaatccaaagtGCATACACACAGGGCAGTgagcacacgcgcacacacacacacacacacacacacacacacacacacacgcacgcgcacgcacgcacgcgcacgcacacagccatttatgctgtggtgcccagggagcagttgggggttcaatgtcttgctcaagggcacctaagtcgtggtattgccagtcTGAggtttgaacccacaaccctagggttaggagtcaaactctctaaccgctaggccacaacttcccccaaTAGAAATGTGCAGTTTAATTAAAGAGCAGGAAATGAGCTGCCTCTAACTGTGAGACTCACTAGCCAAAATAAGAACTTCTTCAAAGCACTCAAGTAATTTGAAGTTTTAATAGAATATCTCTTCTCAAGCTGCATGGCTTGAAGTATCATTTGTTCCCCTAGTACCAAAATGTAACCGGTTTAAAGGATTGGTACAAATCCCTAATTTAAAGTATGAGGAATATTAATTGTGCTTTGAACCTCACTATTAATTACTTGATGTGTCTTTAGAGCCTTTTCCTATGAGCTTTTTCATGTGCTGATACATGACACTGATTGGTCCAGTACCAAGAGACCATGCACTCATGCTGTAGGTGATGGTTTATATTACCATTGGAGAAAGAAACCCAGACAGCCAGTCTGTGTTGAACTCTGACCTGCAGTATGCATTTGCATCTgcattttaaacttgaatttgcCTTCGGTTATAGAAAACAGTCACTGTAATGCGTTCACTCTTCTGCTCGGTGTACACTGCTTAACCATCCAAACCATGATATTTGTGTAGCAAGCATTTAAATGTCAATTGCATTGCTGTAAAATCTGCAAACAGTCCAGACTGCTATAAAATCATAAAACCAGAAGCTGTTTTTCCATGATATTTGTCAGTGGATTGTATTGCTAATCTTGCGCTTGTGCTTAAAATGGAAGTCATGTCATTTAATTGTCTTGGCTCTTTTTGAATGGCATCGGGAGTGAAATGGCTTACCCTTTTTGTAATACTAATGCTAATTAAACTACAGTAGTATCAGGGCTTGATCAGGGGAAATAAAGGCAGGTTGTGTAGAAGTGCCATTCGATACGGTGAGAGAGGAAGGGAAAGTGAGATGAGATAACTGTAATTAGAAGCCGAGGGAAGAGGTGGCCCTGACTCGTATGGAAGATATCCAAGACTTTGTTAGCATTAGACAGGCAACACTGTCCGAATGCTAATACGTGACACCTGTTCTGTCCATGTTTTAGGTTTGATTGTTGTCTTTGTCTCTGAACGTGTGTTTGAATGACCCAGAACATAAAAAAGGCACTTTGCAGTTTGAGATCCAGCTTGAAAGAAATCATGATCAGTACAGTTTTTGTGCTCATGAATTTGTTGTTTATGTTGCTGCAAAGGTTATATTTGGTGTTCTGGATACGTGTTAAATGTATGAGTAATGTACACCTTTGTAAAGTCCTATTCTTCTCTTTTGCAGTGAAAGAACCTGGAGATGTCTCAGAAGAAGATATTCCTAGTATTGATTGCAATCAGTACGGTCAGCTTGCTTCTGCACCATGGGGGTCACTTGAACTTGTAAGAGCCTTTGAAGAACGATCCCTCCATTTATCCCTACCTTGTTACTAGTGATgcactgaaacattttttttaccaaacatatttcattatttcaaattTTACATATTGCAACTGTAGCTCATGTAGATTATCTACTATATATTGTGTGCATAAAGACACTTACATGGTCAAAATGCATCTTTGGATAAGTGTCAATTAAACACATTGTTTTGTTCATGATTTTGGACCTTCAAAACTAGTTTGGCCAGATTTGTGGTTGACAAAATTTCGGAGCATCACTGTGTTTGCGTTCATTGTTTTTAGTCTATTCCATTTGATTCTTGCTGCTGAAAAAATGATCTTTAACTTGTAAAAGTTGGTCATGGTTGGTTTAGCTGCTTAGCCAACTGGTCTCCCATCTTGACCAAATCCCCGAAAATGACTCTAAAACCAACGTACCAGGCCAGAAGTGGCCAGCTGAAAAAAGCAAACCGGCTAAAGGTTATTGCACACTGAATCCGAAATTTTCATATTAATCACACACAGAAACCTTGCACCCTGAGTCCAATATATTTTAatcagaggtgtagtggtaaaaataGAGGTGGGtgaactataaattctgggtgaccacatcatGGTCAtggtaaggtgggccactgcctaaTGGTGTATttgtatcctgatgacatcatttataggctatcatttgatatttcTACAAATGGTATCACTGGTTGTTCCgtcatataggtcacacaatcactattcaattcatacattaatctaatGTCTGTAAAATTGAATAGAAAAAATTGCTTCGCAAACTAATGATATcgcactgatgtcatagctgatGAAAATCAATAAGAGAAATAGTAGAGAAATTGCTAGCTCTGTTAGCTCTTTGAGctcttcagatcgcataaatcaatgcaaaatttatagaaatgttattctgtatgaccgAGTCAAAGATCCGggtcagtaaaatgatccaaacTTAATCCGAACCACTACTGCTTGCAACATcgcaagcaattggtcaacaATGACAAttgcagcgcaatatgaaagacttcatcttcggtttaacaacaaacaacctatgaaactaataatgaacaatatgaaactgaaacgacataagcttaatttaaaatggctTAGGAACTataggctatttagaggtggataaactcaatttagaggtggcactttggaggtgggtaaacgctatttctgaattttgtgagGTGCGTAAATGGTgtttacgtgcgtttagcctccactacatccctgattttaattaattaatacaaaatagAGTCTAAAAACAGTGAGGATGATTTTGTTGTCCTTTCTCTTAAAAAGGATGCAGAAAATCCGATCCACTTTCTTTTATGACCAATGAAAGTGTTGGAGGCAGTGTGTAGATTTGATTGAAACAACGTgacacaacatttttaattttaacatttttggatAAATGCAAGGACCTTAAGGCTTGACAAAGTTTTATGAGTAGGgtatatttgtttttgcattacCATTTTTCTGATCTTTCAACCTGTCTTTATTTCTGCGTTAATTCTCCCCTCTGATTGCAGGACGCTAGAGGCATTCTGGTTGGGGTGTCCATCCTCCACGTTCTCCTCAACCCAGAGCAACAGTGGACCTTCTGCTAAACACACCAGTGTAGCCTTCCTTAAGACGCACAAAACGGCCAGCTCCACTGTGCAGAACATTCTTTTCCGCTTTGCTGAGCGCAACAACCTCACTGTGGCGTTGCCTATTACCACCTGTGACCACCAGTTCTGTTACCCTCGACCGTTCAGTGCCCACTTCGTTCACCCACACACCACACCACCTGACATCATCACCAATCACTTACGATTCAGCCGGGCTGAGATACGACGCCTCATGCCCAACAACACAATCTACATCACGATATTGCGGGAACCGGGAGCGATGTTTGAGTCTCTGTTTACCTACTTCAATCAATACTGTCTTAGCTTTAGACGTGTCCCAAATGGCTCTTTAGAGACTTTCCTGGACCATCCTTGGAGCTACTATCGTCCAGAAGAGAAGGATTCAATGTATGCAAGAAATACACTGACTTTTGACCTAGGCGGTGATAAAGACAGGCCATCTTCGGAGGCGCCGGCATATGCCAAACGATTCGCTGCAGAAATGGAGCGAGTTTTCTCGTTAGTTATGATCTCAGAATACTTTGACGAATCCTTGGTGCTGCTCCGCCGCTTATTGTCTTGGGATCTCGACGATGTTCTGTATGTCAGTCTCAACATGCGCACACCTGACTCCAAGAGCAGCCTTTCAGGAGAAAATACAGCCAAAATCAGAGCCTGGAATGCCATAGATTCGGCACTGTATGATCACTTCAATGCCTCTTTGTGGCGACAGCTGAGAGCGATGGGACTAGCGTGTGTTGAGCGGGAAGTCCAGCTGTTGCGTCAGTCTCGTGACCGACTTGTCCGGAGCTGCTTCGGAGGGAATTTGCCACCGCTTCGCTCTGCTGCACAGATCACGAATAAGGAATTACGGCCTTGGCAGCCCAGTGCCAAAGTGGAAATTGTTGGGTATGATTTACCACTTAACATGACACAAAAAGGCCGTGTTCCTCCACGAGATGAGTGTTTAAAGATGGTAATGCCCGAAGTGCAATACACACGACTGTTGCTGCGCTCAGAGTCCCTACATTATCGAAAGCGGTTTCCATTACGAAACTCCCAGCAGACTTCACGAACTGTGGGACAAGTACGGGCACACAAAGAATCCCCAGCTCCGAGTTTGAATCCGCGACCCTCAGAGACTATGGCTCGGAGCACCAAAGGAGCGCTACGGCTTTCCCAATaaacttattttcatttattccccATTCCTTGCAGCTAAATGTCCATGAGATGTTGGAATTACTTGAAAGCTTGAGGTCATACCTCATTTGTATTTGACGTGAGCACAACCAAATGTACGCTCACAACTCTTGttctaaaagttttaaaaaaatatttttgtgtttctcaaattgaaatgtaaaatggtcaaggaaaatatattgtatattgaaGTCTAAATGCCTGACATCTGGAATGTGTCTCAATATCCCAAGGACTCTCTCTCCACATATATACCATCACTTACTGTTTGCATTTAAGCCATCATTACCCTGCTGGAAAATCCTAAATCAATTTTAATTTGGTACCTGGTTTTACATGTTTTCTAGCTAGTTATAACTAATCTCTTATGGTTATTGCTGGTCCAATCTTGAGGGTAAATCACCTGTATTACCAGCTGGTGATCTTTAGGTGAAGCTTGTTTTGGTCAAGCTTGTTTAGGACTAAAAGCTACAAACCAGCTTGGTGTGAACTGGTTTTTCCAGCAGGGTCTTAGAATATTTCTTTGCTGATATTTGGAGTTAAGACTTTTTTTCTGGTAACTTCATCTGGCCATTGTTAGGCTTCCTTTTTACCAATGGTGCTCTGTTTGAGCGTAATCTTTTACACATGCTTATCAACATACTGTCAGCTGCGCCTGAGCCACAAATCACCATAATTGACTCTTCAATTGTGGTCCAAAAACCCAGCATCATGTGTCGATGATGATGCAACCGTCTCGAaggacatttaaatatttaatcaattattcTTTAGACTCTCTTTGGGCAGTGCTAGGGTTACACAGCCCTGCATTTTTATGAGGCCGCTACAGACCAAGCCAGAGAGGTTCAGCCTCGACTCGAACCTGGGAATAGTGACACTTCATCCACATGGACCCAAACGAGGTCAGTTATGAAGAATTGCTATATGCTATAAGCCAGAGTAAGAAGTGTGTTAGTTTCATCTTTATGTTTTTTTAGGGGATAATGCTTATACTGCAGTGCACTTGCAAATATCTTAActtatgtaattaaattatagtAGGAAATACTGTTAAGACATACTCTACACACAAGTAGGCAAACACAAAAACGTCTAGCTGTGTGAGATTGAATTTAATGCCCGTTTTTGCATACTTGTGTAGAGTGTGCTTTTGGCCTAACGTTTCTTTACTGGAGCTTCACTTAACAAAGGCACTGTGATGTAGAGGTACTGGGTGGTGACCGAGTGAATGGTGGCCACCCACACAAAGACTCGTGCCAGTGGAATGTAAATGCATAGTCTGTTGACTGTGTCTTTGTACTTAAAATGCAACACTCCCATCTTTTAAGCCAGTGCTTTTCAGCTGGTTTGCTTTTGCAATACAGGACtgacttttaaataaatttacacCAAATTACCATAGAGTATGACTGGACGCAGCAAATCAGACTTGAAACCaactggttgagaaccactggtttagtgCTGTATTTCCCAACTCTgttcctggaggcaccccaacactACACATTTTTCAACGATTTCTAATCAAAttacacctgactcaactcttcACTAGAGACTCCAAGACTTGATATGGATGGGTCAGATAAGAGACACATCCAAACTGTGTACTGCTGAAGTCCCTCCTTAAAAAAAGGTTGGGGAAACACTGATTTAGGGTACCAAATAGAAACCGAATACCTCTGAAAGAACAGCCTCTTAAAGAACATCATTTTTAATATCTGTTTCTTTGATGTTCAAAGCCACAAGGTTTGTTCGGTAGAGGAATATATTTTTGGACAGGATGCTAAATTTGTTGCTCTCTCCCAAACTTTCTGGCAATAAGAATTCCctttcttttttcaaaatgaaaaggCATCCTTCATTTGGTAACATCTCATTGTTGTATTTCTTCAGATGTACTGTATTGTAGAGAATAGTATCTGGAGCATTATAGCAATGTCAAATTACTAGTCAAATGAAGGTATGTAGATCAAAACATCACGAGAGCCTTGAAACAATTCACCCATAAACCAACTCCTTTTTTAGGAGTGCTAGTTAGTACCTAAAGAAATACTGTTTTTATCTGTTGTGAACATACAGCCTGGATCTACAAATCTAAAAGACAACATTCTCATTTTCAAAATTAGAAAAAACTtggataaaaaattaaaactgttGTTAGTGGAAGCGTCTCAGTCTTTAAAGACTATCAAGCCATTAGACATGTAGAAAGTGCTCTTTGATTGTATATAATGTACTTTCTGTGGAACATAAcacaattttgatttaaaatgtaaagatgaAGTTTGAGCACATGACTCGTTCTGCATTTTTGTTTGGGTTAGAAAACCTCTCGGCAGATAACTGCTGACAATtcaagtttttgttgttgtttgttttcatttctgaTGTATTGTAAGAGAATTGAGAAGTAAAGCATGGAGTGATTTGCCATAATTTACTGTATACAAAGAATCTGCTGTACAACTGGACAACTTTTTCATGAAGACTGTGAAGAGAGAGATTTTCATGCTTTTTGTGCTGGATGATTAGATGACACTAGATGTTTTCCCGTccaattcattctttcattctctATTTATTTAACTGCTACATATTCCGTGATTTTTAGGGGCTTTGAATAAGATGCTTCTGACAATCAGAGGTTGGCTTCTGAAGCTATGTAATAATATGTGAAAACATTGACCATTAAAGCTGGAAAAACAACACCCTTCTGGCTCACGCACTTCATTCAAATCTGGTAATAGTTCAACATTTTTGACTAACAAAGGGCTAAGCATTTAGTAGAAAGGGTGTTGCCATGATATTTCAGCTGGCCCAACCTGGGACACTttgcaatttaaatataaaatataatattctcaAACATGTTTTCTTTGCTATTTAGAGTGATTATGGAAGCTTAAGGTAATAGCATGATGCACCTGtatttgtgtgcgtgtgcatatatatatatatatatatatatatatatatatatatatatatatatatatatatatataatgaataacaattgATTTTGGTAATGTCCATGCTAAAAAAACTtttccattttttatatatttttttttaaatacatttatttttaatttatttttcagcaaatttaataTCACTTTTTTAACAGTGGCTGCATTCTGATTGCATGTAACCTGTAttacacatattttaatataaaactacgCTATTATTAACTGTTAAACAATTATTTATCTGATGGAATATTAAAGTTTTACAGAAATTGAATTTAACAAGCCCTATCCCTGCTGGGAAAAgcttttttatatgcattttaatataacCCAAAACATcctatgtttttaaaatgctttgCAGTGTTTTATAAACCTCTACCACTGTCATGGACGTGTCATTAATCTATAGCTCTATAGGAACGgctataaaatgaaaaaagaggAGCTTATAGATTCTGAATAGAATCACGTGGTTTAACATGGTCACTCGGGGATGGATGTTAGTCGGCAGGTTTCTATGTCACTGAAACTCTTTTAATAGTTATATAACAATAGTACTACTGAGGAAAACCTTTCATTTAAAGgttgatatttacattttcattagttctttcaaagcagttttattatttttacacttaTATCAACTTCAGTACTTTAGGTTCGAGAAAATGCAGTGTGCTTGACTTGAGCTTGTGACGTTTACaatgtgacatttatttatttttatttgactaatttagattttttttattactcaccaaaataaataaataaataatcataaaattagaATCAGAATTATGTTTATTGCcatgtatgtttacacatacaaggaaatGTACTTAAAATTTGACGATGTGAGCATTATGGAGCAGGGttcaccctaaccctaacactcaCATACTTTAATGTCTGTTTCTCAAGGGAGACTCAGGAAATCCTTTATATGGACAAATGCATCAGATATCACTACAGCTGAATGACCTGCAGATAGAGACGCTTTGACTGCATTGAGCCAAATAGTGACACGGACACCGCAAATAATAACGTTAACCCGGGGTTTAGGAATGTACAGTGTGAAACATCAGTTTATGACTGCATAAAACTAAATACTAACCCTGGGTAATCATGCATAGCTTGAACCCGAAGCAAGGTAACCCAGTATTTAGTTTACCAGGGGTTAAAGTGTGAAAAGACCCAGGAACACCCACAACATAGCAACTCACTTAAACACTCTCAGGACTTCTACATTCAAACCACTCTCCCTACAGAAATGTAATCCTTTTAGCTTCTAGTCTCATGGTAAGAGTGTTTTCTGTGGATGCAAGTAACCTGCAGATGTAGGTCTATAATAAGCAAGCAGAAACATGGTCAAATCTGATGTGCACAGACTATTCTGCATGTTGCTCTGCGTCTGTAGCTTTGTGATGCAtcagcgctgtgtgtgtgttcactgccgtTCTGTAGGCGGTTGCCCCGCGGCATTAAagagtgaagagtgtgtgtgtgtgtgtgtgtgtgtgtgtgtgtcctgtctcTAACCAAACAGATCAGTTCATTCAAGAGCAAAAGGAGAAACACACAGGACAGAAAAGACAGGGATGGCAACCGCAGGAGAGGCTCATTCTCCAGAACAGGTGCCACCTGTGTccctcatgtgtgtgtgtatatatatatatatatatatatgtgtgtgtgtgtgtgtgtgtgtgtgtgtgtgtgtgtgtgaaaatgtacTTTAACAATATCAACAGTCAAAagttataattaaatgttttatggttttttggacatatttttacaattcaaagtaacttgtaaaatgtaatttagtcctgtgatgcaaagctgaattttagcatcattactccagtcttcagtgtcacatgacatcGGTCATCTTTGGCTAACTCAAGGTAATTAAGCATTTcatcaatattgtatattttgtattatttctgtTATTACAGTTGTTGAGTTCtgtgttgcattttattatttagttaatgtttattgcattgttttagtGTTATGTGTGTTGCCCTGTCCATTAAAGAAAAAGGCAGATACTGGTTGTCAAAGCAGATATACAGGCAATAATATatcatactgtaaacattgtcaacttttttattttaattttttacagtgaattacATCGGTGTTATTTTGGTGTTATCGGGatattatattttctattaatatttttgtttttatttaattttgtaaagttttaataattttgtttttttgtaatacaattatacaattttGTAATGtcaatatagttttttatttatttttattgcagttttctgtattttagcacaaagttaaaaaatgttgccttgccagctatagctgaaataaaataatgtcatattttaatattttatttcagttaaagttggTTTCTAGTACTACCAtacagtggcgtagccacgggtgtgccagggtgtgcctgtgccacccacagtggcagctggcacacctaaaaatagatgcagaattattttttatagtctcaataaaaaatgtttactaaacttggactatagttgtttacttagaatatatatatttgttcgcgactcggttgattcagatcggcacttcggagcctgttcgcgactcggttgattcagatcggcacttcggagcttgttcgcgactcggttgattcagatcggcacttcggagcttgttcgcgactcggttgattcagatcggcacttcggagcctgttcgcgactcggttgattcagatcggcacttcggagcctgttcgcgactcggttgattcagatcgggacttcggagcctgttcgcgactcggttgattcagatcgggacttcggagcctgttcgcgactcggttgattcagatcggcacttcggagcctgttcgcgactcggttgattcagatcggcacttcaaagcatgtttgagatttttttttaaatgcagatcTGGACAtcaaagcaggaagtgtttgccaaacagttaattggtgataaatgaatatttggacttgaggcttttttttttacctgtcgattcagcatgtacatggacccacacacaaaggtggacagactctagacgggtgtgccaggtagggtga
Proteins encoded in this region:
- the LOC127961179 gene encoding galactose-3-O-sulfotransferase 3-like, yielding MSQKKIFLVLIAISTVSLLLHHGGHLNLTLEAFWLGCPSSTFSSTQSNSGPSAKHTSVAFLKTHKTASSTVQNILFRFAERNNLTVALPITTCDHQFCYPRPFSAHFVHPHTTPPDIITNHLRFSRAEIRRLMPNNTIYITILREPGAMFESLFTYFNQYCLSFRRVPNGSLETFLDHPWSYYRPEEKDSMYARNTLTFDLGGDKDRPSSEAPAYAKRFAAEMERVFSLVMISEYFDESLVLLRRLLSWDLDDVLYVSLNMRTPDSKSSLSGENTAKIRAWNAIDSALYDHFNASLWRQLRAMGLACVEREVQLLRQSRDRLVRSCFGGNLPPLRSAAQITNKELRPWQPSAKVEIVGYDLPLNMTQKGRVPPRDECLKMVMPEVQYTRLLLRSESLHYRKRFPLRNSQQTSRTVGQVRAHKESPAPSLNPRPSETMARSTKGALRLSQ